One region of Verrucomicrobiales bacterium genomic DNA includes:
- a CDS encoding aminodeoxychorismate/anthranilate synthase component II: MVLVIDNYDSFTYNLVQYLGELNVELQVHRNDQITIEQARALKPERILVSPGPCSPNESGLSNDIIRAFGAEVPVFGVCLGHQCIGHTFGAKVVVNYRMMHGKTSPIHHNGKDLFEGMPNPFNATRYHSLVIQRDTVPDFLEITAETDEGEIMGIRHKQLPIWGVQFHPESILTENGMQIMKNFLKLKK, translated from the coding sequence ATGGTACTGGTCATCGATAATTACGATTCATTCACTTACAATCTCGTCCAATACCTGGGCGAGCTGAATGTGGAATTGCAGGTGCATCGCAACGACCAGATCACCATCGAGCAGGCCCGAGCGCTCAAGCCCGAGCGCATCCTGGTCTCCCCGGGACCCTGCTCGCCCAACGAAAGCGGCCTTTCCAACGACATCATTCGCGCCTTCGGCGCCGAAGTTCCCGTGTTCGGGGTTTGCCTGGGACACCAATGCATCGGCCATACTTTCGGAGCCAAAGTGGTCGTGAACTACCGAATGATGCACGGAAAAACCTCACCGATCCATCATAACGGCAAAGACCTGTTCGAGGGCATGCCCAACCCGTTCAATGCCACGCGCTATCATTCGCTGGTCATCCAGCGTGATACCGTCCCCGATTTTCTCGAGATCACCGCCGAGACCGACGAGGGTGAGATCATGGGTATCCGCCACAAGCAGCTTCCCATTTGGGGGGTCCAGTTCCATCCGGAAAGCATCCTCACCGAAAACGGAATGCAGATCATGAAGAACTTCTTGAAGCTCAAGAAATAG